DNA sequence from the Oncorhynchus keta strain PuntledgeMale-10-30-2019 chromosome 1, Oket_V2, whole genome shotgun sequence genome:
CAATAGATGTAAGGAGCGCTTCCCCGTACCACTGTGAGCTAACTGTCCAGAACCATATTTGTTCATGATGCACATCATTTTATTATCAGAGCGTATCAGTGGCCTTCTGGTAAGTATGTTTTAGTGAGAAAGTGTTGGGATCAGATACAACTACATTTACCCACCCCCAAGATTAATATTTATGAACAATTCCTCCCACCCACTTCTTACCTAAAtgcatttgttgttgtttttgaagGGGTTGGGCAAAGGCTGAAATTAGGGTTGAGAGTTACCTTTTAAAGGAAGCTCTATACAACTAAAACACTTTTCATAAGACTTTCAACATGTGATGAAGAAAGAAAAGGATCAAATACTGTGTTACAAGTACACAGCATATGAAGAGGTTGGGAACATTTTAATAACTCAGAAATTGTGTTCTGTGTCCTGACTGACCATAATTAGACAGAAGAACACCCTACACTGCCGTAGTTATACCATAGTGGTGCAGTGAGTTAATGGTGGGCCTGCAAAGCTGAAGAGTGCAGGTTCAATCCACGTTACTTTTGAAAACGACTGTGAAATTGAGGCTCAGATATAATTGACTAAAATAAAGGATGTCTTTATTTCGTCCAGATTtataaatcaagtctgaaatgcaGAATTCAGACTAACTGTAAAAAAGACAACATTGTGTAAAAATGGATTGTTCAACTTTCAGAAACGCACCCGATATCCTTCCCACTTTAAGATGAATGAGACGGTCCCCCCCGTCGTATTTTACATGATCTGAAAAACAAAagtgatcctagatcaacacacACATTGTTGAATATCTTGTGAATATGGGCCCAGATGTACGCAGCCTATAAAGAGGTTGGGTGAAGTGAGGGTGAATAACCTAGTTACCATTTCCCTGGGTTAGTTACTGTGTGTCTAAGAAGGCTAAAAACTACACTGTCATGGCTATATACTGACAAAAAAACATACAGTACAAGTGTGCTTCCCTGGTGGTGCAGAGGATAAAATACCTGGTGTGGGGACTAAGCATTGCAGGATCAAATCCCACATGTGCAAATTGTCAACATAAGTGTTCAAGATATGATAATCTTTCTTTGATTAAATGTTGTTTAAgtgtcctattcagtgtcctaTTAATGAATGTTCAGTTTGTCAACATATGCTGTGTAAAAAGTATTGGTTTGTGTGATTAAATGCTATGAACTAAATAAAAATGCCAAGTGTCTTGATATCACCTACAATACAGTCCTCTAATGAAAATGACCATtaaatctggagagaaacataagaGGAATGTATTCCAATCCGCTTTAAGAAGCTATGAATTTGCATGCTGAGAATGTTGTAAAACTTAACTATTACTTTTTTTTGTGTTCTGAAGACCTCCAAGACGAGGTAAAATGTATATTTCGCGAACATCAATGGAACCTATGTGAATATCGCAACATCCCAGACAACTCCCATAACTTAAttaaatgttctgggaacctttaaataACTTAGACCAGGTGTTCTATCAACATTCTTACAACATTATAGGAATGTCCTGTGCAACCTAACTTAAACATTGCATCAATGTCATCACAACTGAGCGTATTTTGTGTTTTAGGAACCAATCTCTTGTACTGTACCCACACTGTTCCCTCAACCTAATTACATGTAATCTGAACCTTTAAAGAACTCAGAAAGGCTGTTCTGTCAACATTCTTGCAACATTAAAGGATTGTTTTGTGTACCCTGATACAAACATTACCTGAAAATCAGCACTGTGTTTTGGGAtaccccacaatgttcccacaacctaaagaaacattatgggaacctttaaagaacaagCTAGATGTGTTCTAGGAACTTTCTTGTAACTTCAGGTTAATGTTTTTTGAACTCCTAAAATAAACATTGTAGAATCCTCCGCACAAATGAACAGTTTTTGTGTATTGAGAACGTATCTTTTGTGATGTCCCCATAATGTTCCACCCAGCCTACTGTTTTCCCACAAGCTAATGAAACATTTGGGGAACCATTTGGGGAACAGATTAAATGTGGTCTATGAACGTTATTGCAACATCAGGCAAATGTTTGAAACAAACATTCTATGGTCATCAGCACgactgatcactgacaacgacgagacagcctatcgggaggaggtcagagacctggccaggtggtgccagaataacaacctatccctcaacgtaaccaagactaaggagacaattgtggactacaggaaaaggaggaccgagcacgcccccattctcatcgacggggctgtagtggaacaggttgagagcttcaagttccttggtgtcctcatcaacaacaaactagaatggtccaaacacaccaagacagttgtgaagagggcacgacaaagcctattccccctcaggaaactaaaaagatttggcatgggtcctcagatcctcaaaaggttttacagctgcaacaCCAAgggcatcctgaccggttgcatcactgcctggtatggcaactgctcggcctccgaccgcaaggcactacagaggggagtgcgtacggcccagtagaTCACTGAGGCTAAGCTgccttccatccaggacctctacaccaggcggtatcagaggaaggccttagaaattgtcaaagaccccagccatcccagtcatagactcttctctatactaccgcatggcaagcggtaccagagtgccaagtctaggacaaaaaggcttctcaacagtttttacccccaagccataagactcctgaacatgtcTACCcgaactatttgcattgtgtgcccccccccaacccctcttttattctgctgctactctctgtttatcatatatgcatagtcactttaactatacattcatgtacatactaccacaATTGGCCaacccgcacattggctaacagggctatctgcattgtgtcctgccacccaccacccgccaactcCACTTTTacgctactctctgttcatcatatatgcatagtcactttaaccatatctacatgtacacactaccttaatcagcctgactaaccggtgcctttatatagcctcgctactgtatatataacctcactactgtatatagcctcgctactgtatatagcctcgctactgtatatataacctcactactgtatatagccttgctactgtatatataacctcactactgtatatagcctcgctactgtatatagcctcgctactgttattttcaactgtctttttactgttgttttagtctttacttacctattgtttacctaataccttttatgcactattggttagagcctgtaagtaagcatttcactgaaagatctacacctgttgtggtcggcgcacatgacaaataaacgttCATTGGATTTGGACAGTTTTTGTATTATGAGAACATTTGCTTGACCTAACGAACGTTCTGGGATCTTTGacagaaccaattttggtttTGATGGGAGGGGATATTTTATTAGAAAATAAAAGACAAAGCTCAACTCATTGGTAAGTTCTGTTGAGATATTGCTTTGGGCTGTGTGGTGTTTTATAAGTCATCACCCCAGATTATAAATTGCTGATGAGTTTGCCTTCTATATTGAATGATCTAGATAATTGTCATTAGTCAAACAATATCATCAACAGTCTATTTTGCAAATACTTGTGGTtagctacagtatgtgtttaTCTCACCTACATATACCTCATGAGCCTCAGGTCTGGTGTCTGGTAATAAAGGACTAGGATGGAAATGACCATAGGAAACAGGGATATCCTGAAAAGACAATAAACCTACTCTCCTATTGTCCTATTGCTATTCCCTATTTAAGCTGAAAGATTATTGTCCAAATCAAATAATATATTGCCAATTTTATCTAGATCTGTATGTTTGAAAGACTCTGAAAGCCTTATGTCTTCTTGCCCAATATGTGAGGCATTGCTTTGGAATATCCTCACAGCATTCCAGATCCCAGGGACAGAGAACCTGTTCATGCTGCTCCAGGGATGTTAGAAACAGCTATCACAACAGCCTCACCACTGCACAATTTTCACACGTACACCTTAGGAACATAACCCAAACACACCAAGAGGAAGCAGAGGAAAGAGAAGCAGAGGAAAGGGAAGTAGGGGGAAGGGTAGAGGAAGGGGGTAgatgggtgagggagagagagagagagagagagagagagagagagagaggggtaaagctCTGTGGCATAGTAAGTGCTTCAGTAAGACACTCACTGTTTCACGTCGCCATTTCTACCTGGTTCACTGCTTAcggagaacgtgtgtgtgtgtgtgtgtgtgtgtgtgtgtgtgtgtgtgtgtgtgtgtgtgtgtgtgtgtgtgtgtgtgtgtgtgcgtgcgcgtgcgcgtgcgtgtgcgtgcacgtgtgtgtgtgcgtgtgtgtgtgtgtgtgtgtgtgcgtgtgtgtgtgcgtgtgcgtgtgtgcgtgcgtgtgtgtgtgtgtgtgtgcgcgcgcgcgcgtgtgtgtgcgcgtgcgcgtgcgtgtgcgtgtgtgtgtgtgtgtgtgcacgtgtgtgtgtgtgtgtgtgtgtgtgtgtgtgtgcgtgtgtgtgcgtgtgtgtgcgtgtgcgtgtgtgtgcgtgcgtgtgcgtgtgtgcgtgtgtgtgtgcgtgtgcgtgtgtgtgtgtgtgtgcgcgtgtgtgtgcgtgcgtgtgcgtgcgtgcgtgtatagtGGCCTAGCTGGCCTAGCAGTATTAAGGCAGCTTCAGGTTCATATCCAGCCTACTGCCCTACAACACAACCTCTGTCTTttccccactgtcatcctctATCTATCGGTTCCATAAAGTCAGAAAAGAccttcaaaatatattttaaataaataaacctCACAATAAATTATGGCATGACATGTTATTTGGGTTTGAGGGTCTGGGGGGGGGGATTGAGTGGCAAGGCCTATGTTTTAATGAGTGAAAGTTAAACTGGTTGATCACAAGGACTGATCCCCGTGATGTCACTGTGCTTtcataccccccccacacacacacacacacacaaaaacacatacatattGTTGACACAAGGGACAGTAAGGATAAGATGTCAGTCCATCTGTCCATTGGTCTGTCTATATTTCTCCCATGAAGGTCAAGCATTATGTTGTCTTCCTCTTCAAAATCCTTTTCTGAATTTAACAATTAATCTGAgggtaaactcagtttttcaccaatGTCAAAATCCCCAGTATCTAAAGTAAGGCTGAGTCGGTAAAGGCTGTGCtgtatactgtaggcctatccATTATAATAAACACCAGTCTATCCCTGGTAGAGAAACCATTATTATCTTATTTAATGATGTGGAAATTGCTGATTAAAAACGGGATGTACAGTATATCTGCACATTGACCAATTGAAAAGAGAATGACATTTACAAACAGTGCAATACTGCATCATAAACTAACACTATCACAATTTTAACTAATGTGTGTTTCAGTTCCAACCTTTTCATTCTCAAAGCACTGAAGCTGAGGTCCAAAAGTTGCAAACTAATGATAGTCAAAAGTCCCCCTTATATGctgactcactcacactcacacacacacacatcttgtcAGAGCACTCACTGTTGACACATACCTACAAACTCAGTAACCAGATCCTTGACCAGGTGTCCCACTATGGCATATACCACCGCGACCACCACTAGCGCCGCGCAAACAAGGTAGAGCACGGCCTTGGGCAGTGGGATGGAGTCCCGGGCTGGTGTCCTGTTGTCCGTATACAGAAGGTCACTCTCCGAGTACTGAAAGACATGTTCCATCCCGGAGGTGTGATTAGAGTTCAGCGGGGGGTGACTGGCGCTTATCCCGCTCAGGTCCGGCTCTAGAGCAGTCACCATGGTGGTGGTCGCCACCTCCGCTTCGTCGATGATGCCCTGATTGACCAAGCCAGACGTCTTGTTGATCAGAGGCAGGATCTGAGAGAGGAAATAGCTCCAGTCTTTGATTGCACTTGTGTTGCATAGAAACATGATGTCTACTAAATATCACTGCGCGAGGTCCGGCAGCAACAACAACCTGTGTGTGTCCATCAATACCGCGTAATGACAGCCAGGTCACCAAGACACAAAAATATAATgcgtaaaaataaaaaagtgtcATTCACGAAACAAAATCCACTCAACTGACCAAACTTCTTGCTGCCTTTAGTAAAGATAGATGTGGTTGTTTTGTAATAAATCCAATAGATTTCCTTCTGATGTGTCAGTCACGAGAGGCACGTTGAGCTCGAGGGTCCAACATTGGTCACGACTGTCACAGCCAGAGGAGTCGACTGGAATTATTAAAGAGAACCGATATACCCAAACAATAAAATAGCCTTATATTCTACATCTAGCCCATGAAAGCGATTGTTAAAGTTTTCAGATCCAGTTTTCAGATGCATTAAAACGTATTCATTGAGCACGCATTGGTGAAAAGGAGAATTACAAATATTTGgtcaattatttatttcatttccttACATGTGTCAAATGTCTTCGGTCGTTTGCAGTTAATTCCATAATAACTcccttgactgactgactgttaggAAAGATGCGGTGTCATCATCAGGTATATTACTTTGATTTCCATGCAGAGAAACCTTTTTCAGAATTTTCCTCAAGACATCAACCAAACACGCGTGTAATAAAATGTGTATGCAAGAGCGACTGAAAGTACGTGATATAGCCTACTGTGTTCTCCGTTTCGCGCGTCAAACTACGGTTATGTTTTGAACATTGAAAAAGATTCGATCTGGAAAAAGTCACGGTGACATATATGCGATAGCCTCGCACCTCCTGCTCTTCCACCAAGGTGGTCAGTCACCGGTACATGACAAGGTAAGTCATGCCGTGGTGTTAGGCTGGCAGGGTTGCATTATAGCCAGCCATGACTTCATATACCGTTTCCATCAGGAGAGACGCGGCTAAACGCTGTCCAGCGCTGAAGTGCATAAGTGAGAGAGCGATGTTGCAGAATATTCTGGTTTGCTCTCTCTCGATGTGTCCATGACTCCATGTCCTAACACAACGCACCCACAGCTGGACAAAGGGTGTTTGTGCACAAATATAGATTTGTAAAAGTATGTTACATTAAATGAAGTTCCCTTTAATTTACACCACATGGATAATTCAataaatcatatttttttatataataaTAGATCTGCTAAAGCACATaaattcagcattttgacatgtccctccattcaccctctgtGACGAGGGTGAGTATAACCCACTTAACCCCCAAAATCTCaaagttttcaccatcattgtacaGCCCtatttattttgttgctttgacaaagtcatttctgaagattattatttatttcatgtgattagtgattcatttacgtcTGAACTCGCATTTTAATATGGtcaataataatgataattaaAACCCAttttttcaaaagaaacattgaacatctaatagtcaaatcatagtgtaaaaagcaggtgagctggttcattctttttggccattttctggtgttttgtggtgaaaACTGAATGGGTCGAGTAagacgtcaaccctgttacccataaatAGACAGACTAGAAATGTTTTAAGGATATCATATTTTTGGGTGAAGGTTGCATTCAATTGTCActtcctgttgcacacaacaagcttccattccccctgtcacatgGGTATTTATGGCTGAGTTAAGATGAAATCGTCAATCCAGTTATAGTCAACACTGTTATAGTCAACACTGTTATAGTCAACACTGTTACTTCATTTGGCACTcataggcacttactatagtatAGACTTTTTGGGAAACTTTTGAGGTGGTAAAATATGTTTTTATGAAGTTGAGATCCTTATGACAGACTGTTAAAATGAGATGAAACCAAAAGTTTGTTTTGACCAAGTTTATCTTCTCAAAAGGTGTGGAATTACCAAGATGATAATAAGTCGATTTGGTCACGTTGCCACTACTTTTTTGTGGGTTAACCACTTTTTAATAGGCCTTTACACATAGCCCGTGTGGGTATTTTGAAGGGCAGAGTTGTAGCATATGAAGGGTGATTGTGGAAATGCCATCGGGTAAACTGTTCAATATTCCTTAAAACATTATGTTTTGTGACATGTCAGTGAGAGATTAGCGACCGTCGCTCTGTCCTGCTCATTCGGTGCTAAATGCATAACCAACTACCGATCAAACACAATGACGAGGCAACACTTTCTCTCTCGCACGGGCGGTGTGCTCTGATCACATACCGAGAGGAAATAGCCTCTGGCTCGTAGATAAGGTGAGAGGGgacagggtacacacacacacacacacacacacacacacacacacacacacacacacacacacacacacacacacacacacacacacacacacacacacacacacacacacacacacacacttatttagGTTTCTCATTAGAAAAAAAACTAAAACGCTGAGAAGATTATATGGTTCAGCCCAATATGGATGAGCCCTGAAAACAACTCCTAACCATACACTTCTCTACTATTGATCTACTCCAACAGATAAAATAAACTAATGATGTTAGAAATATATTTCATTGTGCCTTAACTCCAGACCAACAGCATATAAAGTATGTTATGATCAGTGAATAGCCTTGATCAGATGACTGAGAGTGAGAGAACCaagtatattttatatatttaaaaaaagtttAATTACTGATTGAATGACGCACTGTGTTGGATAACAATGGTGCAAAGCAAGCAAACACATCAGCCTTTGTTCCTCCCTACCAGGGAAGAACAGCAGTTAAATGCCTGTCACAAAATGGAGGCTTAGCCTGAAAATTACCTTTCTACTGTTTATCTCAGcttccctacacacacacacacacacacacacacacacacacacacacacacacacacacacacacacacacacacacacacacacacacacacacacgcacgcacgcacgcacgcacgcacacacacacacacacacacacacacacacacacacacacacacacacacacacacacacacacacacacacacacacacacacacacacacacatacacagagagatagaTGTTCTTTTACCATTTGTACGTTGTTACAACATATTATAAACATATGtgtttataatatgacatttgtaatgtctttattgttttgacatttctgtatgtgtaatgtttactgttaatttttattgtttatttcacttttgtatattatctacctcacttgctttggcaatgttaacacatgtttcccatgccaatagagccccttgaattgaattgaaatagatagatagatagatagatagatagatagatagatagatagatagatagatagatagatagatagatagatagatagatagatagataatcacgcatgcacacacacaaaccctgacCATGTTTATGATCTCAGACGTTGTAGCTCATAGTCCCATCTTTTTAATTTCCTTTTATCCCCACAGGCCATTGAGCCATTGACCATCTCTGGCTTGTCAATTATCTTTGGTGATATTTAGTTTAGGCGTACCTCTGTGACTGGGATGACCCTGGATCCTCTatacc
Encoded proteins:
- the LOC127907289 gene encoding uncharacterized protein LOC127907289 — translated: MFLCNTSAIKDWSYFLSQILPLINKTSGLVNQGIIDEAEVATTTMVTALEPDLSGISASHPPLNSNHTSGMEHVFQYSESDLLYTDNRTPARDSIPLPKAVLYLVCAALVVVAVVYAIVGHLVKDLVTEFVDCRLFGGCRVTNRSKSEINCITNSVNEMSEMSERPQLVEMNYITCNHSNCLGPTAQPEELIVTIDETLQLPRDTHTGT